GGTCGAATAGTATTCGTATTCTTCCTTCTCGATCGGCTTGAGCTGGTTTAATTTTTTCGATTGCAGGAGCTTTTGATAATAGAAATTCTTGTCGTGGTGTGTTTTTGCCTGATTGAAGAAGACAAGATTCCTGAAAAATTCTTGCTCCTGTTTATTAAGACCGAGCCCCACAATGAACTTCTTGAGGCTCTCCTCTGTCAGGTTCCTTTTTCCCTGAATCACAAGCATCAGGAAGTTACTGGTCTGAAACCCCGCCTTCTTAGCAAAGGCCCGAAATGAAAAAGAGCCCCTCGCCTCTTTGGCCGCCTTGTACCAATCACGAAGGAAGACCCGATAATCCCGATACTCAAAAACGCTTACTGGGTTTTGGTTCCGATTCATGCCCCTGATTGTAGAGGGATCGAAAAAGGAAAACAACCGATAAAAACAAAAAATGTGTTCATTTGAACACGTTAATAATTATAAATATTTGAATTATAAAAGTTTTTATTAACTAAGTTTAATGATAAACAAATAAAGAACACATTATTGGCGTCCAAACACAAAGGGCCCCGTTTACGGGGCCCTTTGAATCTCTTTAAAGAGAAAACCGGAAAAGCAATTACTGAGCCTTCTGCTCGGTTGGCTTCTTCTCGGCAACCTTGAGCTCTGAATCAACGCAGGCCTCGAGGTCCTTGCCAGTCTTGCCCTCCTTCGTGCATTTCTCAACAGCCGCCTTTCGGGCTGGATTCTCAGCCTTCTCTTCGGCAATCACGCTGGCGCTCATCGCGAAAACGACTGCGAGAGTCACAGCAATTAAAATCTTCTTCATGGTGTATTCACCCCCTTCCTTTCCTTTTTAGGTTTGAGCCTTATAAAGGAGGCGTATGATTCTAATATGATTAGGGGATTAATTTTTTTTAATGCACACCCCTTGCATTCTTTCCCTCAATATTAGATAGATGCGCCGTTATGAAAATTTTGGTTGCCGAGGACGAACCCAAGGTCCGCAATTTCATCAAAAAAGCGCTCGATGATGCCGGATTTGTTACCGATACCGTCGCAGAGATCCTCGAGCTCCTGACGAGCCTTAAATCAACCCCCTACGACATATTGGTACTGGATCGCCTCCTGAAAGGACGGGATTCACTCGATTTCCTTTCCGACATTCGAAGGTCCGCTAGCGGGACGAAGGTTTTGATCTTAAGCGCCCTTTCCGATGTGGAAGATAAGGTGAAGGGTCTCACGGAAGGAGCCGATGACTACCTCTCCAAACCGTTTCATGTGGCCGAATTGATCGCCCGGATCCGGGCGATGCTCCGACGTGACGAACAGAGAAAAAAGGCGATCAAGGATACGATCCTTGTCTTCGAAGACCTGAAAATCGATCTCGAAACTCAAAGGGTCTATCGAGGCAATAAAAAGGTCGACCTCACCGGAAAGGAATTTCGGATCCTCTACCTACTCGCCAGAAACCCGGGCCAGATCTTTTCAAAAACAAGCCTCCTCGATCAGGTCTGGGATATGAATCACTATCCGGAGAGCAATCTTGTCGAGGTCACGATCGCCAATCTTAGGTCCAAGATCGATCGAGGGTTCAAGGCGATGATTCAGAGCCGGCGTGGGTTAGGTTATTGGCTCGGCGAACCGTGAAATTTTTCCCTAAAATACGATCCGATTCCTCTTTGGCTTCCAGAATTACGTTGACCATGTGGGTCATGACGACAGTCAGCACCTTGACCGCTGCCCTCTTGATCGGGAACCTCCTTGTTCGGAGTCATCGCGAATCGATCCAGGCGCAGCTTCAGGCGACCGCCACGAGTCTTATTACATTAGGCATTTCTGATTTTTCCGAATTGAATGATTTTGAACAACTGGATCGCTTCATCGAAGATGCGCTTCAGATGGACAAGGTCGACAAGATTGTTCGTATCTTCAACCGATCAGGCAAACTCATTTTTACGACGGTCAAGCTCGGTTATGACCATCTCTCCATCAAACTGGGGGACAAAAGCAAAAAACCATATTTCATCCCGCTCGAAGGAAGCACACGAAAATATGAAAGCCTCGTTGTCCCTTATGAAGAAGGGGGCCGACTCAAATTTTATCTCCAGATCGCCATTCCACTCCCGAAATATCATGAAATGCTCGCCTCCCTCTGGTGGCAGGCATTCCTGATCCTGGGACTGTTGGTCGGTGTCTCTCTCTTCCTCGCCAGACAGCTGTCGGCACGTCTCTTGAAACCGGTCACAACGATCGCCACCCATCTGCAAAAGATTGATCCGGAAAAAATGGACGAGTGGAAACCGCTCCCGATGGATGAAAAGGGGTATTATTTGAAAGCGATCATCGATGGGATCAATCTGCTCGTCGCCAAAACAACCGCAGCGGTCAGGCAACTCCGCAAGATGAGCCGGTATGTGGCCCACGAAATGAGGACTCCGCTGACCGTCCTGCAGGGCGAGGCCGAAACGGTCCTTCAAAACCAGGCCGCTTCCAGAGACGACTATGCAAAGGTCCTGAAGAGTTCATTAGAAGAGGTCCAGAGGATGTCCGAGATTGTCACGACGGTCCTGACTTTGGGCGAATCAAAAATCCGACAGAGCCTCCCGATACTTCAGCCCGTGAGTCTGATCGCCTGGACAAAAGACAACCGACCGTTGTGGGAAAAAACCCTCGGTCGACCCCTGCAACTCTCTCTTCCAACTTCTCAAGCAGGGGTGGTTGTTCCGATGGAACCTCATCTTCTTTTTCAACTCGTCGATAATCTGATGCGCAATATTGAAGAACATACCCCGTCACAGACATCGTGTACCGTTGCTATCGAGTCGTCTGAAAAAGAGATTTCCCTGATTATCGGTGACGATGGTCCCGGACTCCCGGCTCCCCTTCTTCAGGCATTAAATGCAAACGACATCACCGATGAAAAGATCGGTATCGGTCTCCACCTCTGCCAGAAGATTGCCGAGACCTGCGGACTTAAGCTTCATTACAGTTCTGGCGCCGATGGAAAGGGACTCCGTATTAAAGTTATTTTCCCATTTTAACTTTTGACAACTTCAACAAGACTGATAAAAAGTCCCAGCTTTTAAAACTGAGGAGGATTTCATGAAAATGAACCGATTCTTCACCTTCATCCTGTT
The window above is part of the Deltaproteobacteria bacterium genome. Proteins encoded here:
- a CDS encoding response regulator transcription factor, whose protein sequence is MKILVAEDEPKVRNFIKKALDDAGFVTDTVAEILELLTSLKSTPYDILVLDRLLKGRDSLDFLSDIRRSASGTKVLILSALSDVEDKVKGLTEGADDYLSKPFHVAELIARIRAMLRRDEQRKKAIKDTILVFEDLKIDLETQRVYRGNKKVDLTGKEFRILYLLARNPGQIFSKTSLLDQVWDMNHYPESNLVEVTIANLRSKIDRGFKAMIQSRRGLGYWLGEP